Within the Vicinamibacteria bacterium genome, the region GGGGTCCCGAAGCCGCGGCCCTTGCGACTGCCTGGGAACTCGGTGCCCTAGATGATCGGGAGTCCGCCCGTGGAACTGCGCACCCAAAGGCTCCTCTTGCGGCATTTCCGTTCGACAGACATCGATGCCTATGCATCGATGTGCGCCGATCCGGATGTCATGCGCTACCTCAATCCAAGCGGAGAAGTACTCTCTCGAGGGGATGCGTGGCGTCAGATGGCCATGCTCGCGGGCCACTGGCAGTTTCGTGGCTACGGCATGTGGGCGGTCGAGGAGCTGCGGACCCAGCGGTTCGTCGGGCGGGTGGGTCTGCACTATCCCGAAGGCTGGCCGGACCGCGAGCTCGGTTGGACACTCTGCCGGCAATTCTGGGGGCACGGTCTCGCGAGCGAGGCGGCGCGGGCAGCAGCAGAGTACGCCTTTCGAGAGCTGAACTGGCCGCACGTGATCAGCCTGATTGCGCCTGGCAACGCCCGGTCGATCAAGGTCGCGGAGCGGCTCGGCTCCAAGCCCGCGGGTACAGTGTCGGAGCGCGGCGTTGAGCACGTCGTTTACCGACTCGACTCCTGGGCGTAGCATGCAACCGTACAAAGGGCTGAGGCTGACGTCCGTGCTGTGTCGAAACCCGATCTTCTCAGGTTGTTCGGGGGCTACGGACAAGGGGGTTTGACTGCGACTGCCCGCACTTGTTCTTCGGATGGTGGGAGTCAATGCCTTGAATGTCGTGCTTGCCTCGTGTGGCGCTCACGCGGGCGGAGACTGCCTGGCCCTCCCCTGCCCCTTGCCACTGGCGATCACGGTCAGGGTTACTAACGACACCACGGGCGACCCCGTGAACGACGCAACCCTTCGAGTATCGGGCGCAGCTACCGCGACCGTTCGCTGCAATGGGCTGTGCTACCTACCCGGCAC harbors:
- a CDS encoding GNAT family N-acetyltransferase codes for the protein MELRTQRLLLRHFRSTDIDAYASMCADPDVMRYLNPSGEVLSRGDAWRQMAMLAGHWQFRGYGMWAVEELRTQRFVGRVGLHYPEGWPDRELGWTLCRQFWGHGLASEAARAAAEYAFRELNWPHVISLIAPGNARSIKVAERLGSKPAGTVSERGVEHVVYRLDSWA